Genomic segment of Candidatus Rokuibacteriota bacterium:
GAGCATCAGCCCCCACGACGGCGTCGGCTCGGCCGCCCCCAGGCCCAGGTAGGAGAGCGCCGCCTCGGCCAGGATGGCGCTCCCGAGCTGAGCGGTCAGCATGATGATGTAGGGGGCCATGACGTTCGGAACGATGTGCTGGAGGATGACGCGGGGCCGCGAGGCGCCGAGGGCGTTCACGGCCTCGACGTACACGTTCTCTTTCACCGACAGCGCGGCCGAGCGCACCACGCGCGCGGCGCGCGGCACGATCGGGATCGAGATGGCCACCACCACGTTCTGGACCGCCGGGCCCAGGATGGACGCGATGGCGAGGGCCAGGATCAGCTGCGGGAACGCGAGCAGCATGTCCATCAGGCGCTCGAGGAAGAGATCCACCCTGCCACCCAGGTACGCGCTGGTCACGCCCAGCAGCGCGCCGATCGTGCAGCCCGCGAACGACGCGGTGAAGCCGACGAAGAGGGCGATCCGCGCCCCGTGCATGATCCGGCTCAGCACGTCGCGCCCGAACTCGTCGGTGCCGAA
This window contains:
- a CDS encoding ABC transporter permease, whose amino-acid sequence is MATTDYVLTHATAWAALKPRLTVGEEVMKFVRTKPLGAAGAFIILGMMAVAVFAEMLAPYDPYLGDYGLQFARPSADHWFGTDEFGRDVLSRIMHGARIALFVGFTASFAGCTIGALLGVTSAYLGGRVDLFLERLMDMLLAFPQLILALAIASILGPAVQNVVVAISIPIVPRAARVVRSAALSVKENVYVEAVNALGASRPRVILQHIVPNVMAPYIIMLTAQLGSAILAEAALSYLGLGAAEPTPSWGLMLSGSAPSYAEKAPWIALFPGIAISLGVFGFNLFGDSLRDALDPKLRRKG